A genome region from Coprococcus phoceensis includes the following:
- a CDS encoding ABC transporter ATP-binding protein has product MRKHHGTIKRVGKLLLPYLHYLILSLVFAVITVGFTLYAPILIGDAVDFIVGKGQVDFGKILQILVKLAVIIGVTSMAQWLMNLCNNQITYRVVKDVRMNAFEHLQKLPLKYVDSHPYGETISRIITDVEQFSDGLLMGFSQLFTGVVTIAGTLAFMLSINVKISLIVIFITPLSLFVASFVAKKTYNMFKIQSETRAQMTSLVDEMVGNQKVVQAFGYGKRSLERFDTINEELKTCSIRAIFFSSITNPSTRFVNGLVYSGVGIFGAVLAMQGVITVGQLSCFLTYANQYTKPFNEISSVLTEIQNAFACAKRVFDFIDEEVETKDKEGALILQQTDGSMELQHISFSYRKDTPLLKDLNLHVKQGQKVAIVGPTGCGKTTLINLLMRFYDIDAGKIYVSGHDVKEITKDSLRANFGMVLQDTWLKSGTIAENIAYGKPEATRAEIIEAAKAAHAHGFIKRMSDGYDTVISEDGGNLSQGQKQLLCIARVMLKLPPILILDEATSSIDTRTEIKIQEAFQKMMEGRTSFIVAHRLSTIKEADIILVMKDGNIVEQGNHEELLARNGFYAKLYQSQFA; this is encoded by the coding sequence ATGCGTAAACATCATGGAACGATTAAGAGAGTCGGAAAGCTTTTGCTGCCGTATCTGCATTATCTGATATTATCGTTGGTTTTTGCTGTGATCACAGTGGGCTTTACTTTGTATGCACCGATTTTAATTGGGGATGCGGTAGATTTTATTGTAGGAAAGGGGCAGGTCGATTTTGGGAAAATTCTGCAAATACTTGTGAAACTTGCAGTTATCATTGGAGTGACAAGCATGGCACAATGGCTGATGAATCTGTGCAATAATCAGATTACGTACCGGGTGGTAAAGGATGTGCGTATGAATGCATTTGAACATCTGCAAAAACTTCCTTTGAAATATGTAGACAGTCACCCATACGGAGAGACGATCAGCAGAATCATCACAGATGTAGAGCAATTTTCAGATGGACTTTTGATGGGATTTTCACAGCTGTTTACAGGTGTTGTGACAATTGCCGGGACATTGGCATTTATGCTTTCTATCAATGTCAAGATTTCGCTCATTGTTATTTTCATCACACCATTGTCATTGTTTGTCGCAAGTTTTGTTGCAAAAAAGACGTATAACATGTTTAAAATACAGTCTGAAACGCGGGCACAGATGACATCTCTCGTGGATGAGATGGTGGGAAATCAAAAAGTTGTGCAGGCATTTGGGTATGGAAAACGTTCATTAGAACGGTTTGATACAATTAACGAGGAACTAAAAACATGCAGTATCCGCGCCATTTTCTTTTCTTCCATCACGAATCCAAGCACAAGGTTTGTGAATGGGCTTGTATATTCGGGTGTGGGAATTTTTGGAGCCGTTTTGGCGATGCAGGGCGTGATCACGGTTGGACAGTTGTCTTGTTTTCTCACCTATGCCAATCAATATACAAAACCATTCAATGAGATATCGAGTGTGCTCACAGAGATCCAGAATGCATTTGCGTGTGCGAAAAGAGTGTTTGATTTTATAGATGAAGAGGTAGAAACGAAAGACAAAGAAGGCGCACTGATTTTGCAGCAGACAGATGGAAGTATGGAATTGCAGCATATTTCGTTTTCTTACCGAAAGGATACACCGTTGTTGAAAGATCTGAATCTACATGTAAAACAGGGACAAAAGGTTGCGATTGTAGGTCCGACAGGATGTGGAAAAACAACCTTGATCAATTTGTTGATGCGGTTCTATGATATCGATGCGGGGAAAATCTATGTGAGTGGACATGATGTGAAAGAGATTACAAAAGACAGTCTGCGTGCAAATTTTGGAATGGTATTGCAGGACACCTGGCTGAAATCAGGAACAATCGCTGAAAATATTGCATATGGAAAACCCGAAGCTACGAGAGCAGAGATTATTGAGGCTGCAAAGGCAGCGCATGCACATGGATTTATCAAGCGCATGTCCGATGGGTACGATACAGTCATCTCGGAAGATGGAGGGAATCTGTCACAGGGACAGAAACAGCTTCTGTGTATTGCCAGAGTGATGCTGAAACTTCCACCGATCTTGATACTGGATGAGGCGACATCGTCAATTGATACGAGAACTGAGATTAAGATTCAGGAAGCATTTCAGAAAATGATGGAGGGGAGAACGAGTTTTATTGTGGCACATCGTCTGTCAACAATAAAAGAGGCAGATATCATTTTAGTGATGAAGGATGGCAATATTGTAGAACAGGGCAACCACGAGGAGTTACTTGCAAGAAACGGTTTCTATGCAAAATTATATCAAAGTCAGTTTGCATAG
- a CDS encoding ABC transporter ATP-binding protein, with the protein MGDITVKNLSFSYGGDERLILKDINMEIEAGEFVCILGQSGCGKSTLLRLLAGLEQPTTGEILMQGVSAEGASLDKGVVFQDYGLFPWMKAGENILLALRQRFPKKDKKELKQTAVEMLEAVGLSASVYNKFPKELSGGMKQRCAIAQALSVDPPILLMDEPFGALDAVTRARLQDMLFDLWSGQASQKTVFFVTHDVDEALLLANRIVVLGQSPSNIIYECKLSDEQRPTRETQFDNLETMKLRNELIRQINKDVVTHIS; encoded by the coding sequence ATGGGTGATATAACAGTCAAAAATCTTTCTTTTTCGTATGGTGGAGACGAAAGACTTATTTTAAAAGATATTAATATGGAGATAGAGGCGGGAGAATTTGTATGTATTCTAGGACAGTCAGGTTGTGGGAAAAGTACACTTTTGCGACTGCTGGCAGGCTTGGAACAACCGACAACAGGAGAAATCCTTATGCAAGGTGTTTCGGCTGAAGGTGCAAGTCTTGACAAAGGAGTTGTATTTCAGGACTATGGACTATTTCCTTGGATGAAAGCGGGAGAAAATATTCTGCTTGCATTGAGGCAGCGTTTTCCGAAAAAAGATAAAAAGGAGTTAAAACAGACAGCAGTAGAGATGCTGGAAGCAGTAGGACTTAGTGCATCGGTCTATAACAAATTTCCGAAAGAGTTGTCTGGTGGTATGAAACAAAGATGTGCGATTGCACAGGCACTCAGCGTTGATCCGCCAATCCTTCTAATGGATGAGCCATTTGGAGCACTTGATGCGGTCACCCGTGCCAGACTTCAGGATATGCTCTTTGATTTGTGGTCTGGACAGGCTTCTCAAAAGACTGTATTTTTTGTCACACATGATGTAGACGAGGCTCTATTGCTGGCAAATCGGATTGTAGTACTGGGACAATCACCAAGCAATATTATTTATGAATGCAAACTGTCAGATGAACAACGCCCGACTAGAGAAACACAATTTGACAATTTGGAAACAATGAAGCTTCGTAATGAACTGATTCGTCAGATTAATAAAGATGTTGTGACGCATATTTCTTAG
- a CDS encoding ABC transporter ATP-binding protein encodes MRKLLRYLKHYKKESIIGPLFKLLEACFELIVPLVMANIIDIGIKNQDMPYIWKMGAVLVLFGVLGLACSLTAQYFAAKAAVGFGTELRHDLFAHINSLSYAEIDQAGSATLVTRMTSDINQVQSGVNLVLRLFLRSPFIVVGAMIMAFTISVKAALIFVVAVPLLAIVIYGIMMITIPLYKKVQRGLDGILLSTRENLSGIRVVRAFCTQKREIETFAEENSSLLDVQMLVGKLSALLNPATYIIVNVATIAIVWFGGKQVYVGNISQGEVIALVNYMSQILLALIALANLIVSFTKALASGSRINEVFELTSDIVDGEYDREESNKENMVIFDEVSMSYSGAEEAISNISFVVKRGETVGVIGGTGSGKSTLVNLIPRFYDVTKGQILVNGENVKNYKIETLRKKIGVVPQKAVLFRGTIRDNMKMGNENATDEMIYRALETAQALEVVEKKKEGLDAKISQNGKNLSGGQKQRLTIARALVKNPEILILDDSASALDFATDARLRKAIAENTDQMTVFIVSQRASSIMQADKIIVLDDGKMAGIGTHQELLRTCEVYQEICSSQFSKEEVGHHA; translated from the coding sequence ATGAGAAAATTACTTCGTTATTTGAAACATTATAAAAAAGAAAGTATTATCGGACCATTGTTTAAACTGCTGGAAGCGTGCTTTGAATTGATTGTGCCGCTTGTTATGGCGAATATTATTGATATTGGGATTAAAAATCAGGATATGCCTTATATCTGGAAAATGGGAGCAGTGCTTGTTCTTTTTGGAGTACTTGGACTTGCCTGCTCTTTGACGGCACAGTACTTTGCGGCAAAGGCAGCAGTCGGGTTTGGAACAGAATTACGCCATGATCTGTTTGCGCATATCAATTCGTTATCCTATGCAGAGATTGATCAGGCGGGAAGCGCGACGCTTGTGACGAGGATGACCAGCGATATCAATCAGGTACAGTCCGGTGTGAATCTGGTATTGCGTCTGTTTTTACGATCTCCGTTTATTGTGGTGGGAGCAATGATCATGGCTTTTACAATCAGTGTGAAAGCTGCCCTGATTTTTGTGGTGGCAGTACCGCTTCTTGCAATTGTGATCTATGGAATTATGATGATCACGATTCCGTTATATAAAAAAGTGCAGCGCGGGCTGGATGGAATACTTTTATCTACGCGAGAGAACCTTTCCGGGATACGTGTTGTAAGGGCGTTCTGTACACAGAAACGGGAAATCGAAACATTTGCAGAGGAAAACAGCAGTTTGCTCGATGTTCAGATGCTGGTAGGAAAACTTTCGGCACTTTTAAATCCAGCGACTTACATTATTGTAAATGTGGCAACAATTGCAATTGTCTGGTTTGGTGGAAAGCAGGTGTATGTTGGAAATATTTCACAGGGAGAAGTGATTGCGCTTGTCAATTATATGTCTCAGATTCTTCTAGCGCTTATTGCATTGGCTAATTTGATCGTATCTTTCACAAAAGCGCTTGCATCAGGATCTCGTATTAATGAAGTCTTTGAACTGACGTCAGATATTGTCGATGGAGAATATGATAGAGAGGAATCAAATAAAGAGAATATGGTGATCTTTGATGAGGTCAGTATGTCTTATTCCGGTGCAGAAGAAGCGATATCAAATATCAGTTTCGTTGTAAAAAGGGGAGAGACAGTCGGTGTGATCGGAGGAACCGGATCCGGGAAATCGACGTTGGTCAATCTGATCCCTCGATTTTATGATGTCACGAAAGGACAGATATTGGTAAATGGAGAAAATGTGAAAAACTATAAGATTGAGACGCTTCGAAAGAAAATAGGTGTTGTTCCGCAAAAAGCAGTATTGTTTCGTGGAACCATTCGCGACAATATGAAAATGGGAAATGAAAATGCAACAGACGAGATGATTTACAGAGCATTGGAAACGGCGCAGGCTCTGGAGGTGGTAGAGAAAAAGAAAGAAGGACTGGATGCGAAAATCAGCCAGAACGGAAAGAATCTGTCAGGAGGACAAAAACAGAGGCTTACCATTGCAAGAGCACTTGTGAAAAATCCAGAGATATTGATTTTGGATGACAGCGCATCTGCACTTGATTTTGCGACAGATGCGAGGCTGCGTAAAGCGATTGCAGAAAATACAGATCAGATGACGGTATTTATCGTGTCACAGAGAGCCTCATCGATCATGCAGGCGGATAAAATCATTGTATTGGATGACGGCAAAATGGCAGGAATCGGAACACATCAGGAATTGCTTCGGACCTGTGAAGTTTATCAGGAAATTTGCAGTTCGCAATTCTCAAAAGAGGAGGTGGGACATCATGCGTAA
- a CDS encoding ABC transporter permease gives MNTVKAFLKKYWITCCIFIGLVALYIFLTSNGLVNPYLFPSTDKIKAAFIDSKDMMFGNAVASFKLLIPSILLSLLIALFLGTIMGLNQRVREILHPVIYAFSVVPSILLSPFVLLLAPTLFSASVFLIVYNIVWATLFATITGIMTIDKRYLDKAATLELKGMKRITKVILPAASPSILAGFVNSLRSSFVMLVYAEMYGAGEGMGYFVKKYAELGIFANTWVGFVFMVIILVIVMQAFELLKKHLLKWTM, from the coding sequence ATGAATACAGTAAAAGCATTTCTAAAAAAATACTGGATTACATGTTGTATATTCATTGGGTTAGTGGCATTATATATTTTTTTGACAAGCAATGGATTGGTAAATCCATATTTGTTCCCGTCAACAGATAAGATTAAAGCAGCATTTATCGACAGCAAAGATATGATGTTTGGAAATGCAGTTGCTTCATTTAAATTGCTGATTCCATCTATTTTGCTTTCTTTGCTCATTGCACTTTTTTTAGGGACGATTATGGGGTTGAACCAGAGAGTTCGGGAAATTTTACATCCGGTTATCTATGCGTTCAGCGTAGTGCCTTCTATTCTTTTGTCTCCGTTTGTACTATTACTTGCACCAACATTATTTTCTGCTTCCGTATTTTTGATAGTATATAATATTGTATGGGCAACGCTGTTTGCAACAATTACCGGAATTATGACGATTGACAAGCGTTATCTTGACAAAGCGGCAACTTTGGAATTAAAAGGAATGAAGCGGATTACAAAGGTGATTCTTCCGGCAGCGAGTCCTTCCATATTGGCAGGATTTGTAAATTCTCTTCGAAGTTCTTTTGTGATGCTGGTTTATGCGGAAATGTATGGAGCTGGAGAAGGAATGGGATATTTCGTAAAGAAATATGCGGAACTTGGTATTTTTGCTAATACATGGGTAGGATTTGTATTCATGGTAATTATACTTGTGATAGTTATGCAGGCATTTGAATTGTTGAAGAAACACCTTCTTAAATGGACCATGTGA
- a CDS encoding ABC transporter ATP-binding protein has translation MIQVDNLSKSYGKKMALDHITASIHDEHIFGLLGTNGAGKSTFLKILSGILKPDSGTVIIDDHPVFENELTKADICFLSDNPYFFPNATPHTMAHYYSLAYSQFDTIRFEELARQFHIDIQEKISDFSKGMKKQVSILLGICANTKYLFCDETFDGLDPVVRQSVKGIFAAELLNRNFTPVISSHNLRELEDICDHIGLLHKGGILLSQDLEDLKFHVHRLQCVIEDPVAEEELLRQLEILHREKRGSLTTIVARGTREEILERVNTKSPLFAEVLPLSLEEIFISETEAAGYDIKNFMY, from the coding sequence ATGATTCAGGTTGACAATCTAAGTAAGTCATATGGTAAGAAAATGGCACTTGATCATATAACCGCTTCCATTCACGATGAACACATTTTCGGTCTGCTTGGGACAAATGGCGCGGGCAAAAGTACCTTTTTAAAAATATTAAGCGGTATTCTAAAGCCTGATTCCGGAACTGTCATCATCGATGACCATCCTGTATTTGAAAACGAACTTACAAAAGCAGATATTTGTTTTTTATCCGATAATCCATATTTTTTCCCAAATGCGACTCCTCATACTATGGCGCATTACTACAGCCTTGCTTACTCGCAATTTGATACGATCCGCTTTGAAGAGCTTGCCAGACAATTCCATATAGATATTCAGGAAAAAATCAGCGATTTTTCAAAAGGAATGAAAAAACAAGTCTCTATTTTGCTCGGCATCTGTGCAAACACAAAATATCTTTTCTGTGACGAGACGTTCGACGGTTTAGACCCTGTTGTTCGCCAGTCTGTAAAAGGTATTTTTGCAGCTGAACTTTTAAATAGAAATTTCACGCCGGTCATCTCCTCACACAATCTGAGAGAATTGGAAGATATCTGTGATCATATCGGACTTTTACACAAAGGCGGAATACTTTTATCTCAAGATTTAGAAGACTTGAAATTCCATGTCCACCGCCTGCAGTGTGTGATTGAAGATCCTGTCGCAGAAGAAGAACTTCTCAGACAGTTAGAAATTCTGCACCGCGAAAAACGTGGTTCACTGACTACCATCGTTGCACGCGGAACTCGTGAGGAAATTTTAGAAAGGGTCAATACAAAATCGCCTCTTTTTGCTGAGGTATTACCCCTTTCATTAGAAGAAATCTTTATTAGCGAAACGGAGGCTGCCGGATATGACATCAAAAATTTCATGTATTAA
- a CDS encoding prolyl-tRNA synthetase associated domain-containing protein, with translation MSEIHISEKHFTSAPTDGNRLPKEMAVYELLDKLKIPYEGVDHDVAGTMEECAAVDEALGVTMCKNLFLRNQQKTTFFLLLIPGDKKFMTKDLSKQLGISRLSFAEPEYMEKFLNITPGSVSVLGLMNDKDWYVDLLIDKDLMDDEYIGCHPCINTSSLKIKMDDIIKKFLKYTGHRPRYVKL, from the coding sequence ATGAGTGAAATACATATCAGCGAAAAACATTTTACTTCTGCCCCGACAGACGGAAATCGTCTGCCAAAAGAGATGGCAGTATATGAGCTATTAGATAAACTGAAAATCCCATATGAAGGAGTAGACCACGATGTTGCCGGCACAATGGAAGAATGTGCTGCTGTTGACGAAGCCCTCGGGGTTACAATGTGCAAGAATCTATTCCTGCGCAATCAGCAAAAAACAACCTTTTTCCTGTTATTGATACCAGGAGACAAAAAATTCATGACGAAAGATCTTTCGAAGCAGCTTGGCATCTCAAGACTTTCTTTTGCCGAGCCGGAATATATGGAAAAATTTCTGAATATCACTCCTGGATCAGTAAGTGTTCTCGGACTGATGAACGACAAAGACTGGTACGTAGATCTTTTGATCGACAAGGACTTAATGGATGATGAATATATCGGATGCCACCCATGTATCAATACTTCCAGTCTCAAGATCAAAATGGATGATATTATCAAAAAATTTCTAAAATATACCGGACACCGTCCAAGATACGTAAAATTGTAA
- a CDS encoding MalY/PatB family protein, whose translation MKQVIYKERKQTDCVKWDGCKEKFGMEELLPLWVADMDFEAPVCVKEALKNYVDFGVYGYYQPPKAYFEAFENWEEKYHDYKVEDQWIRFAPGVVPAFNWLIQILTKEKDGVIIMSPVYYPFRDAIINNERMLVESPLIRTKEGYEIDYADFEQKIQKNDVKLFIFCSPHNPVGRVWTAKEIKKVLDICKRHHVYVLADEIHQDIVMSEYRQITAATTGDYDDILVTLTAATKTFNLAGCQNSIVIIPNEKIRDMYDGYLEKIRISSGNAFGYIAVQSAYEGGREWLEEALTIIEDNFKRMKAMLEEKLPKVWIPNLEGTYLMWIDLGAYISPKRIEEVLQNQCHLAVDYGEWFGGKEYSTFIRVNLATKWENIEMAADQLIKALIKDEK comes from the coding sequence ATGAAGCAGGTAATTTATAAAGAAAGAAAACAAACAGATTGTGTGAAATGGGATGGGTGCAAGGAGAAATTCGGAATGGAAGAACTGCTCCCGCTTTGGGTTGCGGATATGGATTTTGAAGCGCCGGTATGTGTAAAAGAGGCTTTGAAAAACTATGTGGATTTTGGCGTGTATGGATATTACCAGCCGCCAAAGGCATACTTTGAGGCATTTGAGAACTGGGAAGAAAAATACCATGATTACAAGGTTGAAGATCAGTGGATTCGATTTGCACCCGGCGTGGTGCCGGCATTTAACTGGCTGATACAGATATTGACGAAAGAAAAAGACGGTGTCATTATTATGAGTCCGGTGTACTACCCATTTCGAGATGCAATTATAAACAACGAGCGTATGCTGGTGGAGAGTCCTCTTATCAGAACAAAGGAGGGATACGAGATAGACTATGCAGACTTTGAACAGAAAATACAAAAGAATGATGTAAAGCTGTTCATATTCTGCTCACCTCATAATCCGGTCGGAAGAGTCTGGACGGCAAAAGAGATTAAAAAAGTGTTGGATATCTGTAAAAGGCACCATGTCTATGTACTTGCAGATGAAATTCATCAGGATATCGTTATGAGTGAATACAGGCAAATCACGGCGGCGACAACCGGGGACTACGATGATATTCTAGTCACGCTTACGGCGGCAACTAAGACATTTAATCTGGCAGGATGTCAAAATTCCATTGTCATAATTCCAAATGAGAAAATTAGGGATATGTACGATGGGTATTTGGAAAAAATTCGTATCAGCAGTGGCAATGCATTTGGTTATATTGCAGTTCAGAGCGCATATGAAGGTGGAAGAGAGTGGCTTGAGGAAGCGTTGACGATTATTGAAGATAATTTTAAACGCATGAAAGCGATGTTGGAAGAAAAGCTTCCAAAAGTATGGATTCCGAATTTGGAAGGGACATATCTGATGTGGATTGATTTAGGAGCATATATAAGTCCGAAAAGGATAGAAGAAGTGCTTCAGAATCAATGTCATTTGGCGGTAGACTACGGAGAATGGTTTGGTGGAAAAGAGTACAGTACTTTTATACGTGTGAATCTTGCAACTAAATGGGAGAATATAGAGATGGCTGCAGATCAACTTATTAAGGCTCTTATTAAAGATGAAAAATAG
- a CDS encoding DUF6449 domain-containing protein, which produces MTSKISCIKFIKEDLRQRTWLIAILSTVTFLFQPLMLIIGINEKKNWINTVSPGFTMKDFKFWLFNFMGFNNNAVVFCVILFAILCGVSGFYYLHSKEKLNLIHSLPIRRERLFFIQFVSGFLIFLIPFTLNLLVSMLSISFQGYMSLELLKVSFAAFGIHVLFFLFLYTLTVFSMIMTGKLLIGLIVTLSLFSYGTLIIALFRLLAIRFFSTYFLKVDAYWFSWFKSLYITTDGSDGLSSPLLAYISTLNQMSNQTVPYKLILFSVIGTVVFLLLGIFLYRLRPTETAGKPIAFPKAESVLKILLSIPLGICAAFYLDSLANQASNNIVIFILAILCTFIFAIVIEFIYTMDLKHLFAKKGALLLSVSLAFGITAIYKFDLFKYDNYIPKKNEIESIAIYMEDFNTRFNYPIPTNVQSIKDFLDSSALKDFDPVYQLAQKGAATFDMTDETAQYVNLKYNLKNGRSVYRMYLINKTDAQNCAKYLLNNQQYKEALFQTNLYSSLDFQYAEVTDIYQSTSKLNISAAQMKTLLDIYQKDLVNASYFDLTNQFPSGTINFAPKNSSDTYMRPLFCSFTNTYDYLKELGYDLPTKIALDNVQRIEATNQDNQKNIVFNTPEYIAKILPKLTWVPYYFYKKPIEFIVTFKSNIYSSSNLFYLNSEQIPDCLKDLLN; this is translated from the coding sequence ATGACATCAAAAATTTCATGTATTAAATTTATAAAAGAAGATTTGCGCCAAAGGACTTGGCTGATTGCAATTCTTTCCACCGTAACATTTTTATTTCAGCCTCTGATGCTTATTATCGGGATCAATGAAAAGAAAAATTGGATAAACACTGTTTCTCCGGGCTTTACCATGAAAGATTTTAAATTTTGGTTATTTAATTTCATGGGATTTAATAATAACGCTGTTGTCTTTTGTGTGATTTTATTTGCAATCCTTTGTGGGGTGTCTGGTTTCTATTATCTGCATTCCAAAGAAAAACTAAATCTTATACACAGTTTGCCAATCCGACGTGAGAGACTATTTTTTATCCAATTTGTAAGTGGATTTCTTATTTTTCTGATTCCATTTACGCTAAATCTGTTAGTCAGCATGCTAAGTATTTCCTTTCAGGGATACATGTCCTTAGAATTATTAAAAGTAAGTTTTGCTGCATTTGGAATACATGTTTTGTTTTTCTTATTCTTATATACACTTACCGTTTTTTCCATGATTATGACAGGGAAATTATTGATTGGACTCATTGTCACACTTAGCCTTTTTTCATACGGAACTCTTATTATTGCACTTTTCCGATTATTGGCGATACGCTTTTTCTCTACATATTTTTTGAAAGTTGACGCTTATTGGTTTAGTTGGTTCAAATCACTTTATATAACAACTGATGGAAGCGACGGGCTTTCTTCTCCTTTGTTAGCTTATATTTCCACGTTAAACCAAATGTCTAACCAGACAGTTCCGTACAAGTTAATTCTTTTTTCAGTGATTGGAACAGTCGTATTTTTACTGCTTGGGATTTTTTTGTATCGATTGCGCCCTACAGAAACTGCCGGGAAACCTATCGCGTTTCCAAAAGCAGAATCTGTACTGAAAATATTATTGAGCATTCCGCTTGGAATCTGCGCTGCATTTTATCTTGATAGTTTAGCGAATCAAGCTTCCAACAATATTGTAATTTTTATACTTGCTATATTATGCACATTTATTTTTGCAATTGTAATTGAATTTATTTATACAATGGACTTAAAACATTTATTTGCCAAAAAGGGGGCTTTATTGCTTTCTGTCAGTCTTGCATTCGGAATTACTGCAATCTACAAATTTGATTTGTTCAAATATGATAACTACATTCCGAAAAAAAATGAGATCGAGAGCATCGCAATTTACATGGAAGATTTTAATACTCGTTTTAACTATCCAATTCCTACCAATGTCCAGTCAATCAAAGACTTTTTAGATTCTTCTGCACTAAAAGACTTTGATCCAGTTTATCAGCTCGCTCAAAAAGGGGCAGCCACATTTGATATGACGGACGAAACTGCTCAATATGTAAATTTGAAATACAACTTAAAAAATGGGCGAAGTGTTTACAGAATGTATCTGATTAACAAAACTGATGCGCAAAACTGTGCCAAATACCTTCTAAACAATCAACAATATAAAGAAGCATTGTTTCAGACTAATTTGTATTCTTCTTTAGACTTTCAATATGCGGAGGTAACTGATATTTACCAATCCACGAGTAAACTGAATATTTCAGCTGCTCAAATGAAGACGTTGTTGGATATTTATCAAAAAGATCTGGTCAATGCCAGCTATTTTGATTTGACCAATCAATTTCCAAGCGGAACTATTAATTTTGCTCCGAAGAATTCGTCTGATACATACATGCGACCACTTTTTTGCAGTTTTACAAACACATATGACTATTTAAAAGAACTTGGCTATGACCTTCCAACAAAAATAGCGTTAGATAATGTGCAACGCATTGAAGCAACGAATCAAGACAATCAAAAAAATATTGTTTTCAATACTCCGGAATACATTGCAAAGATTCTTCCAAAACTCACATGGGTTCCCTACTATTTCTATAAAAAACCGATTGAATTTATTGTAACATTTAAAAGCAACATTTATAGTTCTTCCAATCTATTTTATCTGAACTCCGAACAAATTCCAGATTGTCTCAAAGATCTTCTTAATTAA
- a CDS encoding ABC transporter substrate-binding protein, translating into MKKKILAGMLVFAMVCSLGACSGEKSNPKDTKEGKEGVLEQEVVKWNYGTSGNVLVTIAEEKGYFEDEGIQIDPVEANANADAMTLLATGKVDVVSNAGTSNPLQQIASGVDISVFGGHMIEGCMPVVAKKGTEWKGIESFIGKKVAVNPSYFAFTGAVMDLGYENPLEVVDWEIYSDYNDALAAVVRGDVTYALMGTGQNLAVQDMAANGEIDIVSYQSEIMENYSCCRMVAQTDWINDNPNTVKAIIRALLRAQSWYEANKEEAVKLHAAAIEATEEYVGAYMLDDEHYFVSVDPLKDGVVRAWDILDKTGYLGEDNNVKIEDHINTELYEEALKEATEKYGEEAPEFYEEMAAFFQEHDK; encoded by the coding sequence ATGAAAAAGAAAATCTTAGCAGGGATGTTAGTATTTGCTATGGTATGCAGTCTCGGGGCATGCTCTGGTGAAAAGTCCAATCCCAAAGACACAAAAGAAGGTAAGGAAGGAGTTTTAGAGCAGGAAGTCGTAAAATGGAACTATGGGACAAGTGGAAATGTTCTTGTGACAATTGCAGAAGAAAAGGGATATTTTGAGGATGAAGGGATTCAGATTGATCCGGTAGAAGCCAATGCAAATGCAGATGCTATGACACTTTTGGCAACAGGAAAGGTAGATGTTGTATCAAATGCGGGTACGTCTAATCCACTACAGCAGATTGCTTCCGGTGTAGATATCTCAGTATTTGGCGGACATATGATTGAGGGATGTATGCCGGTTGTAGCCAAAAAAGGAACGGAATGGAAGGGAATAGAATCGTTCATAGGGAAAAAAGTAGCTGTAAACCCAAGCTATTTTGCGTTTACAGGTGCAGTTATGGATCTTGGATATGAGAATCCTTTGGAAGTTGTAGATTGGGAAATATACTCAGACTATAATGATGCACTTGCTGCAGTTGTCCGCGGGGATGTTACCTATGCATTGATGGGAACGGGACAGAATTTAGCAGTTCAGGATATGGCAGCAAATGGAGAAATTGATATTGTAAGTTATCAGAGTGAAATTATGGAAAATTATTCTTGCTGTCGTATGGTTGCACAGACAGACTGGATTAATGATAATCCAAATACAGTAAAAGCAATTATCCGTGCGTTACTCCGTGCACAGTCATGGTATGAAGCCAATAAAGAAGAAGCGGTGAAACTACATGCGGCGGCTATTGAAGCGACAGAAGAATATGTGGGCGCTTATATGTTAGATGATGAACATTATTTTGTAAGTGTGGATCCATTAAAAGATGGGGTAGTAAGAGCGTGGGATATTTTGGACAAGACTGGTTATCTTGGAGAAGATAATAATGTGAAGATTGAAGACCACATTAACACTGAATTATATGAAGAAGCGTTAAAAGAGGCTACAGAAAAGTATGGGGAAGAGGCGCCTGAATTTTACGAAGAGATGGCTGCGTTTTTCCAGGAGCATGACAAATAA